Within the Malus sylvestris chromosome 4, drMalSylv7.2, whole genome shotgun sequence genome, the region CTCCCTGCACATATCTGAATGTCTCGCCATTACTTCTTTCTCTCTTAATCAATAGCTTGAGCTTATGTCAATCTCTTTCATTGCAGCTAAATTATGATGGCAAAACGGTAGCTTTGCCATTTAACCATTCTATTCTCAGATGGGCTGCTGAGACTCACCAAGTTTTGAACAGTGCTAAACTACCAGATAGCGTCAGCTTCTATAACATTTATGGCACATCGTTCGACACCCCTTTTGATGTTTGGTATGTAAGAGAACTACTTTATGAAATAGGAATACGTAAggaatttaaattcaaaataaGTAGCAGCTGGACCGATACTTAAATCAAACCAGGAAACATGTGAACAGGGTTTGCAATCCTTGGTATGACTGGTTGCTCAGTTGAGACAGAGatgtttattattttagtacACATGCGAACTAAttttgcaaaataaaataaagaactaATAGAAATTGACTAGCAGAACAAATTTAAATGGAAGTTCTCAGGGTTTGACATTGTAAAACAAAATGGTTTGATGAATATACAATCCAGTAGGCGTATCATTCTGTTTATTTCATAAGCTGTATCATTTCCCTATCAAGTTATGTAACTGTTAATTTGGTAGTGATCTGACATATATATTACTAATGCAGTTACGGTTCGGAGACATCTCCAATACAGGACCTGTCTGAAATATGCCATTCAATTGTGAGTTATTTACTGTTTGTGAATCCCTGAATTTTCTCCAAGTCATGTGTGTAGGTATCCCATCGGTTCatagttttaacttttaaacagCCTAGATCATATGTCCTTTGATCTCTGATCGCTGAAGTAGTCTTTAATAGTAGCTTCCAGTTTTGACACAGATTATGCACCCCTGGGATGTTAATGCTTTTATGCCCTATGTCCTCTCTGTGATTTACACGATCTCTTTCTTTCCAGCCTCAGTATTCTTATGTGGATGGAGATGAAACAGTTCCGGCTGAGTCAGCAAAGGTGCGCTATCCGACCTTTCATATGTTCCTAGTGTTAATATATATGCTCTATTCAATAGTTCCTGCTGGGTTTTATTTGCGAAGTATTATTGTGGTTTCTGAATTTGAGCGAATTTGATCGAACTTTCTATCTTAATTACTATTGAACAGGCAGATGGATTTGCTGCAGTGGAAAGAGTAGCAATAGCTGCAAGGCACCGGGAATTATTGCGGGACAAAACAGTTTTTCAACATATCCAAAGGTGGTTGGGAGTCGAACAGAAGGTCAGCAGACATTCTAAGATATCCAAAGTTGCAGACGCCTCTTCAAATAAGCATGCAAATGTGTGAAATCCTTTTTCGATCTGCTTGAAATTTAATGAAAGGACATtccattttaaaaataatatcgCTACGATAGCATCTTGAAATTGTACGGAATTCTTTATTTATGACTTTTGAGTGCTATTTGTTATTTCAGTATTGTATGTATAATATTGTTGGTATGCATGTTAATTTCCTTGAATAGTTAATCGAGTGGTGGTATTGTGACATTaaatttaaatcacatttaCATACGCTACAATAATCACATGATTGTCATTTACTTTTATACTATGAATGAATTTTGGCATGGAAAACACGTTTTGTCGATCTTATACTCTTTGCACCATGGAATCGGAAACCAAGTGAAGTGAAGGTATAGTTGCCGGGTGAAAAAAGCGAGTCCCCATGGGCCATGCTTGACAAATCTTGGCCCCCTTGCAAGTTTGCAAATTGCAGTTGCTAGGCCTGCCCAAATTAAAGATACAAATCTTCTACCCGGGTAGCTAGTGGCAAGTAGATGATCAATTAAAGCTATAAAAGGGCCAAGTTTGCTGATGTGAGGGTGAACCAGAATCTAATCTCAAGATAACATTACACTTAACCATAATTAAACACGCTAAACTAAACACTTTTGAAGAACATCATGCGAACTTAATTTGTAGTAGAAGAACCGcaataatttttaatgaatatgAATTACTATACAGATATATGTATAGAATTGAATAAAATCATAGCTAGGGCTAGGGAAACACAAAGATGGATACATTTAGCctccacatcgaactttaacgatccgaaccgtctattttgtaagtattgattcatagatcatccttgcaaaaattcaattcaatccgaaactatttgcctatttaattattaagaacaaatttcattgttttttatataaaaaaatattcgttaatttctttgaactcattagatgtcttaaacatttctgatttagttaatattttgtaaggatgatatatgaggtgcaacttgaaaaatagatagttcggatcgttaaaattcgaTGTGATGTGGACCTTACAACTAAtcctcatttttataaaaaaaataggaatcccttcccttaaaggttTCTGCCTACCCAAATCAACAAGCTGgaatctcatatatatatatatatatatatatatatatatagagagagagagagagagatatatatatatatatatatatatatatatagagagagagagagagagagagagagagagatatatatacatatatatatatagagagagagagagaaaccaaataatatatatatagagagagagagagaccaaataatatgtattaatgattaaattattaattaaatttcaaTTAATGTTTATAATTTCTATTAATAACACATTTTTATttcataaatttaatttaaaattttagtcctCCTAATATTAATAACACACACATGCTCAGGTCAGGAATGAAGGAGGGGGGAGGAGTTGGTAGTGGTACAGGTGGAAGACAGCCACCTTCAGTCGCACGCAAACGCATGACCCCATTATCCCATCCATGCTATATATAATGCAGTAATTTGATTTATAAATTTGAGTTCATGCATACATGCATGTCCTTCTAGTTAATAAATGCAGAGGGAGCCAGTGTTATTAATAATTGATTGGCACATATATAATTACGCATGgtaaggaaggaagaagatcaACTCGGGGCCCGAAGTACCAATCAGTGACAACCAACACTTAAATCTATTTTAGTTGTTGCTTCCAAATTCTAACTTCAACTTCAAGAAATACATCCAAAGAAAGCTgaaagaatttaattttttatttttcttactttgttttattatatttattattcAAAAGAAGATGAAAGATTAAAAAGATTTTTTATGAACTTTCTGTTATTTCACAATTTAACATCAATTGTTacgtcaatattataaaatattatgataaaaatataAAGTAAAAAAGGTTCGTATAAAGTCCCATTTCTAAGAGATTGTCTGTTTTAACCTTTCCGAAAGAAGATTGAGGGAGACGGATGTGGAACGAAGAGATGGTGCGTGGTAATGGCACGGTCAAAGGTCAAAAAAGTATGAATCCCAAACACagagattttatttatttaatggcTAGGGTTTTGGAGTTCGATGTGAATTATTCTATATAATAAATGGAGCAAATAATTTAGAGAGGAGAGATATGAATGAATGAGTGATGAAAACCCCTCCCCCCTCTCCCCTCCCGAGAAAAGTAAAAGAGACGAGAATGAGCATTCCTAGGACCTGTTTGCTTATGCGATGATTCTATTTGGAGGAGATATGTAAGAGTCAGTCTCACAGACACGCATACGCACAGCACCACCTGCCGGTGCagggtttaattatttattttaccttttcgATGGACAAatgaaaagcccaaatcccatctctctctctctctctctctctctgctatACTTAATTGACTTGTTTACATGAGGAAGAAGGGTTCGCAATTTATAAGGGTCCCCAATTCATGGAATGAATAACCATTCATTTCCTTGTTTCTGCATGCAATGCAAGCAGCATACACATAATAGATTAATGGAGGATACTCGGTCAAATTCGAGGACAAGGTTAATTTAAGAACTCAGTCGAGTTGCGGAAGAGTTAACAATCTAACTGTAATTAcgaaatgctttcttaaattaTATCTTTCTAATTCTTCTCATTTCGTAATCGTCTATTTTTTAAGATGCCTTTTAAAGATTTACTctttaaaaaataacaaaaaatgatAAATTATGTGACTTTTTGGCTAACGTTGTTATTATTTCAGtgatttaattgaaaaaaataatttttctattCATTAGATGATCGTCATATGACTAGTTTCTGACTTTGGTTCATTTTTATCAAAACTGATATTTTAAAAGGACATATAAAACTCCAGTTCATATTGCCATGCAACATTATAAAATTAGAAGGATACaaagaaagtttttttttactccACTTATTTAAAGGTTATTAGACGATCTTTTTAGCCACCTACACACTGTTGTTTTTAGTCTTATTGATAGTTTTTGTTTGATTCATTTAAATCAATGACTAAAAAATAAATGTGTATGAAAAAAAGAAGTGAATATTACGttttatgtaaaactaacatataattaaggagaaaaaaaaaagcaagaccGGATGGGATGGGAGGAAAAAGAGTATGGGAACGAGGGGTTGGACCCTTTTAGCTTTAGGAAACAAAAGTCTTGCTTTTCCTTAGGTGACATGGAATTAAAGCTCTGCTTTAATGGAGGCCTCAGGCCGGGGTTGTAATATTTGCTGCATggcatttaccaaaaaaatatttgCTGCATGGATAAAGGGTGCGAGAGAGAGAAATCTTTAACGCAGTGGGTGTGGAGTTTTGTGGTATTATTTCCAAGAAGGCACGGGTGCTCCGCTGATTTCTCCAATGCGATCCCAGTTCCCACAGGGGCTTTGGCTCtctttgaaaggaaaattgataTAATATTTCTATAAATAAACATCTCCTCGATTTTCATGCCatgattatttttcttatttgtcGTATATCTTCATTCCACTCTTGTTCCATCTTCGTTAGTTCATTTGTGGAACTACTAACTACAAAAGTGTGTATGGTTGGATGCATAGATAAGGAAATGTGTTTTCGTCTTTACAGTTTATTTATGTTATTAACCGTAAGTTCATCCTTGAtcttatttatatttgtttagtttcacagtccaacaacaaaaaaaaactttcacAGCATGTATATTTCGAAGGAAAAATTATAATTGTTATCCACAAAACCGGCCAAAGGTGAAAATAATCCACATTCCACATTGTGTATATTTCGATGATTTCGTACCCTAAACCCTACATGAACAACACTTCCCAACTAATTTAACTGATGTGTATTATTGTATAAATGCACTTcattcaattattttggtcatgtACACGTAGAGATTAACTTGTAGGATACACTACTAGAAGTGTTAAAACTCCATCGATCTTTGCATCAAATATATGAAATACATGGTTATGCAAAACTACAAATCTAGATTGTTGTTAATATATAAATCTTTCCGAGGATCCATTAGAATATTCTCAAGTTCCCAAAATGCATAGCAAATGAGAAAAGTAGAGATCTCAGATGCTATTTCTGAACTTCAGATAGACCCTTGCAAATTTGCATACAGTACGCCTACTGCAAATTAAGTTCGTAACAAAACACCAAATTATAAAAATGCCTATCTTCCCTAACTAGCTAGCTAGGTGATCATCATCCAGTAATTAGCACAGATGCAGaatgaaaaatcaaaattagGAAATTAGTTCCAAATGTATACACCTTTTCTTAATCCACCCTATCCTAATACCAGACCAGTAACACGTCCTCCATCTGTCCACCCATTTGAAACGTACGCACATTAATTTATGTGTCATTCCAGACTGTGAAAGGAGCCATATTGTGAGTAGATGTTGGAACTGCTGTTGGCACCCAATTGTCATACTCGCTGCTTCCCTTCGTCGACACACCTATTGAAGAAACTGATGATGACTGCGGCGCCTGAACCGGAAGATAATACAAGCTCTTTGCATGATTATAAGCATCCACAGTGGTAGTAGTACTACTTGAGCCAAACGCATTTTCATAACCTAGCGCCGGCTTCACCTGATCATGATCGGAACTGCCATTTCCAAAAGCATTACTATTATTCTCATGATCATTAGCTATAGCCGTCCCCATAGGGATTATATAGCCACCGTGATCTCCGGCAGTAGTACCATTATATATGACAGAATTAGAACCTGAGCTATGTTCCATAGAATCCGTAGTACTATTTCCCATGAGGTTGACTGGCTGAAAGAAATTGTGAGTACTTCCCAACTGAAGtagttgatgatgatgaagatctTGACGATGATGATCTTGTGGCTGATAAAAGCTTTGAGAATTAGTGTCTTGCTCTTGCTTGCACCAAACCCTCTGCCCGCCATTAGAATTATATGGCACTGATGAGTAATAATGCATCCCAAAGGGCGGCACTGCGGCCTGATGGGCAACAGCGGTAGCGGCTTGGTTAAATGCAAGAGTTGGCCAGCCTGCTCCAGTACCATAGACGTTATTTATTCTCATTCCATGATGATCTCCATTTATCAGTTGCTGATGATATTGATCGAGACTATTACTACTAGTATTCATCATCATCAGCTTTTCGCGTTGATCATCCATCGTTGATCTGTTGTGTCCGTCGGCCAGTAGAGTCATCTCGTGCAGATGCTGGTGATGTGCCTGCTCAACGTCTTTCAGTCGCTTCGCAGCACCACCAATGGGCAATGTGCTGCTCTCCAGAATCGACTTCACGTCGTATCTAGTCATGTCAAAGTTAGTTACTGCATTAAGTCCCCGGAATTTTATGGCTGCGATGTCATATGCCTCTGCTGCTTCCTCCTGGGTACCTGAATATATAAATGGAAATTCATTAGGAAATTATGAAGTAAAAAGCTAATTATCATCAGTACCTTACTTAATTACAAGgtcaaattaaaattaatattgcaggaaaaagaaattaaacttaCTGAATGTTCCCAGGTAGAGATCTTTGTTCCCTGCTACTCTTCCAATCCTTGCTTGCCATCTCCCATGCTGGTGGTGCCTGTTGTACATGCAACCAAATTAATTACATAAACAAACTATATATAAGTAATTATAAGGCATACTTGTAACATGCATATAAATACCAATCTATAATTTGATGACTGAATGCTGCTCAAACTTGGGGCCTCCATGCACTTTCAAATCAATAACACATTTAATTACATCACATGCATTCTATGTTGCATTACCTTGTCACTCCTCGATAAATGGATGCACCACGAGAAAACCCACTACTCTTCCTGCAACAAGAAAATTCATTGAGTACATGGGCAGAGCCAATGAAGGCTCACTGGGGCAGATGCCCCCACTTAAGTAATTCGTTTGTTAAGTTGCAGACTAGAGTTATATAATATACAcgtgttatttttaaataaaatatacgTATCTAATATCCAACATACCTTCATACTACTTGTACTCtatatcaaatattatatgagcaaAAGTGCTCTTACTCTGTCATTCAAACTTAAAAACTCCTCCTCCGCCTATCATGTCttaatatttttctcatcactttTCCCCTTTCCACTACTATActgaaatttttgtaacatggAATTGTGATACATCATCATTTGAAAGAATCCTTATTATCATATTGAGTATAAGCCATACTATAATAaagttttcttagttaatttttgGGATGCCCCACTAGAAGAAATTTGTAGCTCCGTCCCTCACCTGAACGGTCTATTTTTTAAGTCTCGattatagatcatccttgcaaaaattcaaattcattcaAAACTATTTTCCTATTTAATTGTCACTATGAAATCTCattgtttttaataaaaagtgttcgtcaatttatttgaattcaaTTAGATGTTTCAAATATTTCTaatttgactaatattttgtaagaatgatctatgaggtacaacttaaaaaataaatagttcggATCATTGAATTTTGATGTAGTGTAGGTAGGTTTTCTTAGTTGATTTTCGGGATGCCCCACTAAAAGAAATTTGTAGCTCCGTCCCTGATTGAGTACATATAATTAAACCGTCAATTTCATATATGTACGTACCTTCGCAAAGATGCAACATATTCCTGTCTTGTCATGTGCTTCATTTCGTCTACCTCTTTCTCATAGTTGCTAATCTGGCATTAGTTCAAATTATATTAGAAAACATAAAGGTTGTCCATGCATCATGATTATCAGataataattaatgaaagacATGCATGCATCTATAATTTCACAACGGCGaacaatatataattaatgaTACTTAATTTTCTGGGATTAACTTccgtaaaaaaattaatatcagTTGGGAGTGTAtatacaactttttttttaaaatgtagTCGAAACACTTTCCCCAGTTTCCAAGCTAACCTAAGAGCGCATATCAATACCAATGGCCGACATTGAGCAGATTTTGTTGCGCAAACAAAATAGGCAACATGAtcaatcgacacacattctttatttaatttttttattacgtTTTGTAACTCACCGGGAAGTTGGTAGTGGTTGTAGTACCCCAATATTTCAATGCTGCTAGGTCATAAGCTCTTGCGGCCTTTTCTTCCTTGTCATAACCACCTATGGATTAAGGATTGAATTAATTATTCAGATcgatcaaaagaaaaagaagatccGGAAGGGTGAAAAATCCATGCGAAGAAAGGCATAGACCTTTAAACTGTACGTACCCAGATAAACTGCAAATTAAAGAGGATTGAGATGGAAAGGCGGCCCAGATCAAGAAACGCACAAAAGAAAAGCAGCACTATTAGTTAAAGAAAAACATGATATGCATGATGTatctttaaattaaataaataaataaacttgaaacgaaataatcatttttttttcctaaaagatccaacaattaaattaaaatggACTGTGTACCTTGCCGTCCCTTTcgagtttgtccctctcttcgGCAACTATTATCCCACAAATGAGCTTCATATCTACCTGTCCATCTGTGCCTGTATGTACGCATAGATTGAAACGAGTAGAAGCTTATTCATTTAACGCATTGAACCCCCAAAatccaaaaattaattaaaaggagtaaatgaatgaaataagaaaaaaattagaaacctGGTTACACCACGGTATATAGAAGTTCTCTGTCCAAATGTATCAATGGACTTTCTGGGCACGGCCTCAATAGCGGTAGCAATACTAGTCTGGTTATcgatcccagactgaatagtcGCTGCGGGGGCAGCGGTCCTAATAATTGCCTGCTTATTACTATCTCGATCTCGATCTGACGAACAGGTTTGATCTCCGGCCGTAGTAGCACCTGCAGTACTCATCGAAAGCGAAAGAGTCTGTGCACTGCTAGTACTAGTACTTGTGTTGGAGACACCGATGCCATTGACATCGTTCTTgttcatctcttgcagctgggATGCCGGTTGATTCCTCAGCCATGTCTTGATCATTGAAAGCCCAATATTCGAGCTGCTGCTGTTGATATTAATGGTACCGACTGCACCGTCTCCGTTGATGACATTTGTGGGATCGGAAATCTCTAACGGAAGCTGCAAAGAAGAGACGGTTCTGGAGAAGATGTTGTCGGTAGTATTAATACTGGCGGTGTTTTTACTATTGTATGCATGCGCAGAACTAGTGCTACTCTGGATATGATCTGGATGATCCGCAATGAAAGAGTGTCGGCCCAGGAAGTTTTCGAGCTTTGGCTGCTGCTGATGACGATTTTGATGGTTTTCAAGGTTTAGGGTATTGCATGAGTTAAGCATAGAGAGGTGGTCTGATGTGAACTTGTAGTTGGTGCTATCCGGTGAGTTCATATTCCAATCTGCACCTGCTACAAATATGGTAAACCAAATTAACAATTAactaaaatttacaaattaattcAACAACTATATAATGGTGAAAACTAGCTCtaggaaaaaagaaatgaaagaaaaagtcATTCATccaaaaaagaataaagaacAGAAAAGgtctttaataataatattatatgaAGGGGGGGTggtaattagggttttgttaagAGTGGATAAACCTTGGGAGTCGAACGCAGCTTGATGAAGCATCCCAAAAGATGTAGGGAGGTGGTTGAGAGAATGATGATTAGGAGCAGTAGGAGTAGCAGATGAGTCGTCATGAGAATTAGTGAGATCAAAGCAGTCTCCGGAGGCATCGGTACCGGAGATTTCATCCGAGTACTTAGAGCGGAGGCGAGAGACTAGTGTCTGGTCAGATAAGTCCTGATGATCTTGGCCGTGCTGCTGATGACGATGATCAGTACCCTCAGATATCGTTGGATCAGCCGGAACTACTTCTTGAGGGGAAAGAGAGAAACCCAACCAGTTCATGGAACCCATCTCAAAATTATTCTAtgtagctatatatatatatattgattaaTGGTTTGAGTTAAAGAAAAGAGATGATCAGACAACTAGTACTCCAtgcatgaagaagaagaagatgaagtagCCAACTGGTTGAGAAACAACTATTGTTTAAGGCGAGAAGAGAGAGTATCCATTTCCATGGCGGTATGTGGGTATAATCTCTATTGGGACTCAAAAGGGAGAAGAGGAAAGGTCAAAATTTTGCAGACATAGAATTAATTGAAATGACTCTCATTTCTTCCAAAGCAATTATATATTTCAAGATTTTTAACACACGCTCTCTTTCCCTTCCACTTCTCTCTTTCACACGTACGGAGACAGATGCTCCTACTCAAGTAATTCGTTTGTTAAGTAAAAAAACAAAGTGCTCTTACTCTATCATTCAAACCTAAAAACTCATCTCCCACCTATCAtgtattaatatttttctcatcatttttccactttccactactatactgaaatttttgtaacatggAATTGTGATACATCATCATTTGAAAGCATCCTTATTATCATATTGAGAATAAGTCATACTATAATAAGgttttattagttaatttttgGGATGGCCCACTAAAAGAAATTTGTAGCTCCGTCCCTCACCTGAaccgtttattttttaagtctcaatcatagatcatccttgcaaaaattcaaatcACTCCAAAactatttgcctatttaattgtcACGATGAAATCTCAtt harbors:
- the LOC126618361 gene encoding AP2-like ethylene-responsive transcription factor BBM1 isoform X2, whose amino-acid sequence is MGSMNWLGFSLSPQEVVPADPTISEGTDHRHQQHGQDHQDLSDQTLVSRLRSKYSDEISGTDASGDCFDLTNSHDDSSATPTAPNHHSLNHLPTSFGMLHQAAFDSQGADWNMNSPDSTNYKFTSDHLSMLNSCNTLNLENHQNRHQQQPKLENFLGRHSFIADHPDHIQSSTSSAHAYNSKNTASINTTDNIFSRTVSSLQLPLEISDPTNVINGDGAVGTININSSSSNIGLSMIKTWLRNQPASQLQEMNKNDVNGIGVSNTSTSTSSAQTLSLSMSTAGATTAGDQTCSSDRDRDSNKQAIIRTAAPAATIQSGIDNQTSIATAIEAVPRKSIDTFGQRTSIYRGVTRHRWTGRYEAHLWDNSCRREGQTRKGRQVYLGGYDKEEKAARAYDLAALKYWGTTTTTNFPISNYEKEVDEMKHMTRQEYVASLRRKSSGFSRGASIYRGVTRHHQHGRWQARIGRVAGNKDLYLGTFSTQEEAAEAYDIAAIKFRGLNAVTNFDMTRYDVKSILESSTLPIGGAAKRLKDVEQAHHQHLHEMTLLADGHNRSTMDDQREKLMMMNTSSNSLDQYHQQLINGDHHGMRINNVYGTGAGWPTLAFNQAATAVAHQAAVPPFGMHYYSSVPYNSNGGQRVWCKQEQDTNSQSFYQPQDHHRQDLHHHQLLQLGSTHNFFQPVNLMGNSTTDSMEHSSGSNSVIYNGTTAGDHGGYIIPMGTAIANDHENNSNAFGNGSSDHDQVKPALGYENAFGSSSTTTTVDAYNHAKSLYYLPVQAPQSSSVSSIGVSTKGSSEYDNWVPTAVPTSTHNMAPFTVWNDT
- the LOC126618361 gene encoding AP2-like ethylene-responsive transcription factor BBM1 isoform X3; protein product: MGSMNWLGFSLSPQEVVPADPTISEGTDHRHQQHGQDHQDLSDQTLVSRLRSKYSDEISGTDASGDCFDLTNSHDDSSATPTAPNHHSLNHLPTSFGMLHQAAFDSQAGADWNMNSPDSTNYKFTSDHLSMLNSCNTLNLENHQNRHQQQPKLENFLGRHSFIADHPDHIQSSTSSAHAYNSKNTASINTTDNIFSRTVSSLQLPLEISDPTNVINGDGAVGTININSSSSNIGLSMIKTWLRNQPASQLQEMNKNDVNGIGVSNTSTSTSSAQTLSLSMSTAGATTAGDQTCSSDRDRDSNKQAIIRTAAPAATIQSGIDNQTSIATAIEAVPRKSIDTFGQRTSIYRGVTRHRWTGRYEAHLWDNSCRREGQTRKGRQGGYDKEEKAARAYDLAALKYWGTTTTTNFPISNYEKEVDEMKHMTRQEYVASLRRKSSGFSRGASIYRGVTRHHQHGRWQARIGRVAGNKDLYLGTFSTQEEAAEAYDIAAIKFRGLNAVTNFDMTRYDVKSILESSTLPIGGAAKRLKDVEQAHHQHLHEMTLLADGHNRSTMDDQREKLMMMNTSSNSLDQYHQQLINGDHHGMRINNVYGTGAGWPTLAFNQAATAVAHQAAVPPFGMHYYSSVPYNSNGGQRVWCKQEQDTNSQSFYQPQDHHRQDLHHHQLLQLGSTHNFFQPVNLMGNSTTDSMEHSSGSNSVIYNGTTAGDHGGYIIPMGTAIANDHENNSNAFGNGSSDHDQVKPALGYENAFGSSSTTTTVDAYNHAKSLYYLPVQAPQSSSVSSIGVSTKGSSEYDNWVPTAVPTSTHNMAPFTVWNDT
- the LOC126618361 gene encoding AP2-like ethylene-responsive transcription factor BBM1 isoform X1 translates to MGSMNWLGFSLSPQEVVPADPTISEGTDHRHQQHGQDHQDLSDQTLVSRLRSKYSDEISGTDASGDCFDLTNSHDDSSATPTAPNHHSLNHLPTSFGMLHQAAFDSQAGADWNMNSPDSTNYKFTSDHLSMLNSCNTLNLENHQNRHQQQPKLENFLGRHSFIADHPDHIQSSTSSAHAYNSKNTASINTTDNIFSRTVSSLQLPLEISDPTNVINGDGAVGTININSSSSNIGLSMIKTWLRNQPASQLQEMNKNDVNGIGVSNTSTSTSSAQTLSLSMSTAGATTAGDQTCSSDRDRDSNKQAIIRTAAPAATIQSGIDNQTSIATAIEAVPRKSIDTFGQRTSIYRGVTRHRWTGRYEAHLWDNSCRREGQTRKGRQVYLGGYDKEEKAARAYDLAALKYWGTTTTTNFPISNYEKEVDEMKHMTRQEYVASLRRKSSGFSRGASIYRGVTRHHQHGRWQARIGRVAGNKDLYLGTFSTQEEAAEAYDIAAIKFRGLNAVTNFDMTRYDVKSILESSTLPIGGAAKRLKDVEQAHHQHLHEMTLLADGHNRSTMDDQREKLMMMNTSSNSLDQYHQQLINGDHHGMRINNVYGTGAGWPTLAFNQAATAVAHQAAVPPFGMHYYSSVPYNSNGGQRVWCKQEQDTNSQSFYQPQDHHRQDLHHHQLLQLGSTHNFFQPVNLMGNSTTDSMEHSSGSNSVIYNGTTAGDHGGYIIPMGTAIANDHENNSNAFGNGSSDHDQVKPALGYENAFGSSSTTTTVDAYNHAKSLYYLPVQAPQSSSVSSIGVSTKGSSEYDNWVPTAVPTSTHNMAPFTVWNDT